One Elgaria multicarinata webbii isolate HBS135686 ecotype San Diego chromosome 7, rElgMul1.1.pri, whole genome shotgun sequence DNA window includes the following coding sequences:
- the RBM12B gene encoding RNA-binding protein 12B, which yields MAVVIRLQGLPVVAGSGDIRRFFSGLNIPDGGVHIIGGEKGEAFIIFSTDEDARQAMSYSGGFIKDSRIEFFLSSKTEMQNMIEINRKTFVRGGRETISGSRRIDSSNLGASGVGSLSNLVAAIKKGISKSRYDSMDPMEYEFHSDGSRNSSAKSNYNQSMRDPTNTYLFIRGMPYSATEEDVVTFFSGLQVEEVILLKSNGKNNGDGVVKFATLSDAKKGLQRNREYMGTRFIEVHPYSGVKLIKYGGRAHEKMGHPSSTEPFGHNLDEDFFSSKEHSRREPSNLSSRKRSRSQSPPRRVMARTRSRTPPRRVMARTCSPSLPRRVIARTCSPSPPRRVMARIHSRSPPRRVKTCSPSPFGDSIRSHSPNKEYYIHVKNMPDAVEKRDLMVFFGDSDVAGDQIKFLKPHDNIKDAIVMFKSERDYQYALSHHKDTLFGRQVYIFPISKTTVFQLTGFSETKRSPERHHHVREKSNRDGYSGSKTCVYVRNFPFDVTNVEVQKFFAGFTIDDSDIYLLYDDKGIGLGEALVKFRSEDQARKAESLNRRRFLGTEVLLRCIPEEQMQEFGINVSLMSNEKMQNHLHAYERGEHFYPVGSQGPSMQGNLKHPSDYRHPSDDFICSPDHFRSPPSFTEFGEGIPGRFTDGHYMPDSNFSGGSDRVTLIKLKNIPFRASPNEILDFFHGYKIIPESLSVIENEYGMSSGEAVIALINYNEAVAAVNELNDRPIGQRKVRLSLV from the coding sequence ATGGCTGTAGTCATCCGTTTACAGGGGCTTCCTGTTGTTGCGGGTTCTGGAGATATTCGCCGTTTCTTCTCAGGATTGAATATTCCTGATGGTGGTGTGCATATcattggaggagaaaagggggaagcttttattatattttcaacAGATGAAGATGCAAGACAAGCAATGAGCTATTCAGGAGGATTTATCAAGGATTCTCGTATAGAGTTCTTTCTCAGTAGCAAGACAGAAATGCAGAATATGATAGAAATTAACAGGAAAACATTTGTTCGTGGTGGAAGAGAGACAATAAGTGGGTCTAGGCGGATAGATTCTAGTAACCTGGGAGCATCTGGAgttggcagcctttcaaatttAGTTGCAGCCATTAAAAAAGGAATTAGTAAATCGAGGTATGATTCTATGGATCCTATGGAGTACGAGTTTCATTCAGATGGCTCTCGAAACAGCAGTGCAAAATCAAATTATAATCAGTCCATGAGAGACCCAACCAACACATACTTATTTATACGTGGCATGCCTTATTCTGCGACAGAAGAGGATGTGGTCACTTTCTTCTCTGGATTACAAGTGGAGGAGGTGATCCTGTTAAAAAGCAATGGCAAAAACAATGGAGATGGTGTGGTAAAATTTGCTACGTTAAGTGATGCCAAGAAAGGGCTACAACGTAATAGGGAATATATGGGCACAAGATTTATAGAAGTACATCCCTATAGTGGAGTAAAATTGATAAAGTATGGTGGAAGAGCACATGAAAAGATGGGTCATCCTTCCAGTACTGAACCTTTTGGTCATAATTTGGATGAAGATTTCTTTTCAAGCAAGGAGCATTCAAGAAGAGAGCCAAGCAACTTATCTTCAAGAAAACGCTCTCGTTCGCAGTCTCCTCCAAGGAGGGTTATGGCACGTACCCGTTCACGGACTCCTCCAAGGAGGGTTATGGCACGCACCTGTTCACCATCTCTTCCAAGGAGAGTTATCGCACGCACCTGTTCACCGTCTCCTCCAAGGAGGGTTATGGCACGCATCCATTCACGGTCTCCTCCAAGGAGAGTAAAAACATGTTCCCCTTCCCCTTTCGGTGATTCAATCCGATCTCACTCACCTAACAAAGAATATTATATACATGTAAAAAATATGCCTGATGCTGTTGAGAAGAGAGATTTGATGGTATTCTTTGGAGACTCTGATGTTGCTGGCGATCAGATTAAATTCTTAAAACCACATGATAACATCAAGGATGCAATCGTGATGTTCAAGTCAGAGAGAGACTATCAGTATGCACTAAGCCATCATAAAGATACTCTTTTTGGTCGACAAGTTTACATTTTTCCCATTTCCAAAACAACAGTTTTTCAATTAACTGGATTTTCTGAAACTAAAAGATCACCAGAAAGACATCACCATGTAAGGGAAAAAAGTAATCGTGATGGATATTCTGGCTCAAAGACATGTGTATATGTGCGAAATTTTCCATTTGATGTGACAAATGTTGAAGTACAGAAATTCTTTGCAGGATTTACTATTGACGACAGTgatatttatttgctttatgATGACAAAGGAATTGGATTGGGAGAAGCGTTGGTCAAATTCAGATCTGAAGATCAAGCTCGGAAAGCTGAAAGCTTAAATCGTCGGCGATTTTTGGGGACAGAGGTACTCTTAAGATGTATACCTGAGGAGCAAATGCAAGAGTTTGGTATTAATGTTTCATTAATGTCAAATGAGAAGATGCAGAACCATCTCCATGCATATGAAAGAGGTGAACATTTTTACCCAGTTGGTTCACAAGGACCATCCATGCAGGGGAATTTAAAGCATCCATCTGATTATAGACACCCATCTGATGATTTTATCTGCTCACCTGATCATTTTAGAAGCCCTCCCTCATTTACAGAGTTTGGTGAAGGTATTCCTGGAAGGTTTACAGATGGGCACTATATGCCTGACTCTAATTTCAGTGGTGGTTCAGATCGTGTCACGCTGATTAAATTAAAGAATATACCATTTCGAGCTTCTCCTAATGAAATCCTGGATTTTTTCCATGGCTATAAGATCATACCAGAATCTCTTTCTGTGATTGAGAATGAATATGGAATGTCTTCTGGTGAAGCTGTTATTGCTCTGATAAATTATAATGAGGCAGTGGCTGCTGTTAATGAACTAAATGATAGGCCAATTGGCCAACGCAAAGTTAGGTTaagtttggtgtag
- the CIBAR1 gene encoding CBY1-interacting BAR domain-containing protein 1, whose protein sequence is MLMLGRGLDPRDNQTKQIREAVSNVEKHFGELCQIFAAYVRKTARLRDKADLLVNEIHAYAATETPNLRLGLKNFADEFSKLQDYRQAEVERLEAKVVEPLKCYGTIIKLKREDLKITLTAKNREAKQLSQLERTRQRNPSDRHIIAESELQRASLDASRTSRQLQETIDNFEKQKIKDIKDIFSEFITIEMLFHGKALEVYTAAFQNIQNIDENEDLEVFRSSLYPQDHQSRLDIVRANSKSPLQRTGSSKSCAGIVQHISRNLLKDEEEEEDDEEDEDEDEEFETTKEER, encoded by the exons ATGTTGATGCTGGGCCGTGGGCTGGATCCCAG GGACAATCAGACTAAACAAATACGAGAAGCTGTGTCAAATGTGGAAAAGCACTTTGGTGAATTGTGCCAAATATTTGCAGCATATGTACGAAAAACTGCCAGACTACGAGACAAAGCTGATCTTCTAGTAAATGAAATACATGCCTATGCAGCTACAGAAACACCAAATTTAAGGCTTGGATTGAAAAATTTTGCAGATGAATTTTCCAAACTTCAGGATTATCGCCAGGCAGAG GTGGAAAGACTTGAAGCCAAAGTAGTTGAACCTCTGAAATGTTATGGAACCATCATAAAACTTAAGAGA GAGGATCTCAAAATAACTTTAACAGCAAAGAACCGAGAAGCAAAACAGTTGTCTCAGCTTGAAAGGACACGCCAACGAAATCCATCTGATCGGCACATTATT gCTGAAAGTGAATTACAAAGAGCTTCACTGGATGCTAGTCGAACAAGTCGACAGTTGCAGGAAACCATCGAcaactttgaaaaacaaaaaataaaagataTAAAG gacATATTTTCAGAATTTATAACAATTGAAATGTTATTCCATGGAAAAGCCTTAGAGGTTTACACTGCTGCCTtccaaaatatacaaaatattgaTGAGAATGAAGACTTAGAG GTGTTCCGGAGTTCACTTTATCCACAAGATCATCAGTCTCGTTTGGACATTGTTCGTGCAAATTCAAAATCTCCCCTCCAGAGAACTGGCTCATCCAAATCTTGTGCTGGAATAGTTCAG CACATTTCCAGGAATCTGTtgaaagacgaggaggaggaagaggatgatgaagaggatgaagatgaagatgaggaATTTGAAACCACCAAGGAAGAAAGATAG